Proteins encoded by one window of Mercenaria mercenaria strain notata chromosome 4, MADL_Memer_1, whole genome shotgun sequence:
- the LOC128556098 gene encoding uncharacterized protein LOC128556098, protein MDLYIMTIIMIMSSRISSFNSGGVSGDEGGSSIPRTCDISGAAAGVEIISPSANDGSRIICYTQGDAISSCQSRIYLAVKSGSNPKIDVETKSELKSHITIGPVTKSTVLPGISTMFSTDVTINGTMNSTKLQYFCVHASVGLERQLHNTINFDDICIE, encoded by the exons ATGGACCTGTACATCATGACTATAATCATGATTATGAGTAGTAGGATCAGCAGTTTTAACAGTGGTGGTGTTAGTGGTGATGAAGGTGGCAGTAGCATTCCCA GAACTTGTGACATATCAGGAGCTGCC GCCGGAGTGGAAATCATTTCTCCCTCAGCAAACGATGGAAGTAGGATTATATGTTACACGCAGGGAGATGCAATTTCCTCGTGTCAATCAAGAATTTATCTTGCTGTGAAATCTGG CTCCAATCCAAAAATAGATGTTGAAACAAAAAGTGAATTGAAAAGCCACATAACCATTGGACCAGTAACCAAGTCAACGGTCCTCCCCGGAATTTCTACAATGTTTTCGACAGATGTAACAATAAATGGAACAATGAACAGtacaaaattacaatatttttgtgTTCATGCTTCAGTTGG tctTGAGAGGCAATTGCATAACACGataaattttgatgatatttgtATCGAGTAG